A single Lathamus discolor isolate bLatDis1 chromosome 16, bLatDis1.hap1, whole genome shotgun sequence DNA region contains:
- the OTUD3 gene encoding OTU domain-containing protein 3, with protein MSRKPAAKARLAVGGAAGRERRPRQSPAGPGPSPAPGGGGLARQLWALGLKLREVPGDGNCLFRALGDQLEGHSRNHLRHRQETVDYMIQQREDFEPFVEDDVPFERHVSNLAKPGTFAGNDAIVAFARNNQMNVVIHQLNAPLWQIRGTDKSNARELHIAYRDGEHYDSVRRINDDSEAPAYLQMELLCKNDSGTKKEEKPQKEDSKDEIEVEMEDAVQEVCNATGCSDIDLVSQVLEVEDYNVESAIFAILQMNEVKRISTEEQHDPQSTSQEVHSRTLGEENGTGSRIFGNQSLHQGERENKGQPRSYKENRASRNPKASKKQKKEQRLEKKKRQEERHRQKVLGNKSNCPASGRRDTDSTNHVTLVKAIGALNL; from the exons ATGTCCCGTAAACCGGCGGCCAAAGCCCGGCTCGCTGTCGGTGGCGCAGCCGGGCGGGAGCGCAGGCCCCGGCAGAGccccgccgggccgggcccgaGCCCCGCACCGGGCGGGGGCGGCCTCGCACGGCAGCTCTGGGCCCTCGGCCTCAAGCTGCGGGAGGTGCCGGGCGATGG CAACTGTTTGTTTCGGGCCCTGGGGGACCAGCTCGAAGGGCACTCACGGAACCACCTCCGCCACCGCCAGGAGACAGTGGATTACATGATCCAGCAGCGGGAGGACTTTGAGCCCTTTGTGGAAGATGATGTGCCCTTTGAGAGACACG TTTCCAATCTGGCAAAGCCTGGTACCTTTGCTGGCAATGATGCTATTGTGGCCTTTGCAAGGAACAATCAAATGAACGTGGTTATTCATCAGCTCAACGCCCCGCTCTGGCAG aTTCGTGGTACAGACAAAAGCAATGCAAGAGAACTGCACATTGCGTATCGTGACGGAGAGCACTATGACAGTGTGAGGAGGATCAATGATGATTCTGAAGCTCCAGCGTATCTTCAGATGGAG ttgCTTTGCAAAAATGATTCAGGtacaaagaaggaagagaagccACAGAAGGAGGACTCCAAAGATGAGATTGAAGTTGAGATGGAAGATGCTGTGCAAGAAGTGTGTAATGCAACTGGATGTTCA GACATTGACTTAGTAAGCCAGGTTCTGGAAGTGGAAGACTACAATGTAGAATCTGCCATCTTTGCCATCCTTCAAATGAATGAAGTGAAGAGAATCA GTACTGAGGAGCAGCATGATCCCCAGAGTACATCTCAGGAAGTGCACAGCAGAACTCTGGGGGAAGAAAACGGAACTGGTTCGAGAATCTTTGGAAATCAGAGCTTGCATCAaggtgaaagagaaaacaagggaCAGCCTAGATCCTACAAAGAGAACCGAGCTAGCAGAAACCCAAAG GCatctaaaaagcaaaagaaggagcagagactggagaagaagaagaggcaGGAAGAGAGGCACCGACAAAAGGTCTTGGGCAACAAAAGTAACTGTCCAGCTAGTGGCAGGAGAGACACGGACTCAACGAACCATGTCACCTTGGTGAAGGCCATAGGAGCTCTAAACTTATGA
- the RNF186 gene encoding E3 ubiquitin-protein ligase RNF186 translates to MEKFTDKLNKDLGSTAPGAPQAEKQSPAPAVECAAGMSRPGPQTEDVKNLGFTEECAKELERPSGTEQDSPDASEPAVLEGDCPNAVSLVLTNRNCSEGHGLNHQCSTTSIDLDCLVCFNKYDMYRVPKLLDCQHAFCAVCLKLILKKDGNAWMITCPLCRKATHVSGGLIRMLQNKEEIMEHLETPSSHPEVHVSAIGLASNSWTRTRQDLLYRDESVPADNRLAVQRLVLLLLLGVILTILILPFIYSGLIKWVVCLMLALGVVISVVLCCTPKFYWRSNRDLLTSCHKETHITAIA, encoded by the coding sequence ATGGAGAAATTCACTGACAAGCTGAACAAGGACCTTGGATCCACAGCTCCTGGAGCACCACAGGCTGAAAAACAGAGTCCTGCACCTGCTGTGGAATGTGCTGCAGGAATGAGCAGACCAGGACCACAAACAGAGGACGTGAAGAACCTGGGATTCACTGAAGAATGTGCTAAAGAACTGGAGAGACCTTCAGGCACGGAGCAGGACAGTCCTGATGCCTCTGAACCAGCAGTTTTGGAAGGAGACTGTCCCAACGCAGTGTCTCTTGTGCTAACAAACAGGAACTGTTCTGAAGGACACGGTTTGAACCACCAGTGTTCAACCACGTCTATTGACCTGGACTGCCTGGTTTGCTTCAACAAATATGATATGTACAGAGTGCCCAAGCTCCTGGACTGCCAGCATGCCTTCTGCGCAGTATGCCTCAAGCTCATCCTCAAGAAAGATGGGAATGCCTGGATGATCACCTGCCCCCTGTGCCGAAAAGCCACTCATGTGTCAGGAGGACTCATTCGCATGcttcaaaacaaagaagaaatcatGGAGCACTTGGAAACCCCCAGTTCACATCCTGAGGTGCATGTCTCTGCCATAGGGCTAGCCAGCAATAGCTGGACTCGGACCAGACAAGACTTGCTCTACAGAGATGAGAGCGTTCCAGCAGACAACAGGTTGGCTGTGCAGAGacttgtgctgctcctgctgctgggggtgatcctcaccatcctcatcctcccctTTATATACTCTGGGCTGATAAAATGGGTGGTTTGTCTCATGCTTGCTTTAGGGGTGGTCATCTCTGTGGTGCTTTGCTGCACTCCTAAATTCTACTGGAGGTCTAACAGGGACTTGCTTACCTCCTGCCACAAAGAGACCCACATCACTGCTATAGCCTGA
- the TMCO4 gene encoding transmembrane and coiled-coil domain-containing protein 4 isoform X5, protein MEEPGTGPAAAAAAIPSAQRGSANDAPRCADRVKMAAEEKWKCLSAKQHSGTGEAGEKEPGVLLSQQLAEPARFAYAALCGISLAWLFPEEEQSSFRMGFIEGFVKWLDLPNAVLPAMTAFANGLGGEGTETFAQLLLQDPILKENPVVITQDLLSFSLRDGYYDARARVLICHISWLLRIPLEELEVLEESLLESLKEQKEEESETAEAARKKKERRKKLKRYLLIGLATIGGGTVIGLTGGLAAPVVAAGAATVIGSAGAAALGSTAGIAVMASLFGAAGAGLTGYKMKKRVGAIEEFEFLPLTEGKQLHITIAITGWLCAGKYGSFTAPWSSMLQSSEQYCLAWESKYLMELGNALDTLLNGFVNMMAQEALKFTVLSGIVTALTWPTSLLTVASVIDNPWGVCLHRSAEVGKHLAHILLSRQQGKRPVTLIGFSLGARVIYFCLQEMAQEKDFQGIIEDVVLLGAPVEGDPKYWKPIAKVVSGRIINGYCRRFYSCWRCKSLTGVLHVTEGKGKSCLLGSASGVLQAARNAGCNCSMELNLPWQIFFLPVLYKP, encoded by the exons ATGGAGGAGCCGGGTACGGgacctgccgccgccgccgccgctatCCCCTCAGCCCAGCGCGGCTCCGCAAACGACGCACCTCGCTGCGCAGATCGC GTAAAAatggctgcagaagagaagtGGAAATGTTTGtctgcaaagcagcacagtgGGACTGGAGAGGCAGGTGAAAAGGAACCGGGTGTGCTTCTGAGCCAGCAGCTGGCTGAGCCGGCAAGATTTGCTTATGCGGCACTTTGTGGGATATCCCTTGCATGGCTCTTCCCTGAAGAAGAGCAAAG CTCCTTCCGGATGGGATTCATTGAGGGCTTTGTGAAGTGGCTGGACCTGCCCAATGCTGTCTTACCTGCCATGACAGCATTTGCTAATGGCCTAGGAGGTGAAGGCACAGAAACTTTTGCCCAGCTTTTGCTGCAGGATCCCATCTTGAAAGAAAATCCTGTTGTCATCACCCAA gACCTTCTGTCCTTCTCTCTCAGAGATG GGTACTACGATGCTCGAGCCAGGGTGTTGATCTGCCACATCAGCTGGCTGCTCAGAATCCCCTTGGAGGAGCTGGAAGTCCTGGAGGAATCTCTGCTTGAAAGCCTGAAGgaacaaaaagaggaagagtCAGA aactgcagaagcagcaagaaaaaagaaggaaagaaggaagaagctgaagaGGTACCTGCTCATTGGTCTGGCAACCATCGGAGGCGGAACAGTGATCG GCTTGACAGGGGGTCTTGCTGCCCCCGTGgttgctgcaggagctgctacAGTCATCGgaagtgctggagcagctgctttAGGTTCAACTGCTGGAATTGCTGTCATGGCATCACTTTTtggagcagctggagctggcCTTACTG GGTACAAGATGAAGAAGCGTGTGGGAGCCATAGAAGAGTTTGAGTTCCTCCCACTTACTGAAGGAAAGCAGCTTCACATCACCATAGCAATTACTGGATGGCTGTGTGCTGGCAAATATG GGAGCTTCACAGCACCATGGAGCAGCATGTTGCAGTCAAGTGAGCAGTATTGTCTGGCCTGGGAATCCAAGTACTTGATGGAGCTTGGCAATGCCTTGGATACCCTGCTGAATGGTTTTGTGAACATGATGGCTCAAGAAGCCCTAAAATTTACTGTCTTGTCAG GTATTGTGACAGCTTTGACTTGGCCAACTTCGCTCTTGACTGTTGCCAGTGTCATTGACAACCCCTGGGGAGTGTGTCTCCATCGCTCTGCTGAAGTAGGCAAGCACCTAGCACATATCCTGCTCAGTCGACAGCAG GGCAAGCGACCTGTCACACTGATTGGCTTCAGTCTGGGTGCAAGAGTCATTTACTTCTGCCTGCAGGAAATGGCtcaagaaaaag ACTTCCAAGGCATCATTGAAGATGTGGTTTTACTGGGAGCTCCAGTGGAAGGAGATCCCAAGTACTGGAAGCCTATTGCAAAAGTGGTGTCTGGCAGGATCATAAATGGCTACTGTAG GAGGTTTTACAGCTGCTGGAGGTGCAAATCACTGACAGGAGTTCTGCAtgtgacagaaggaaaaggcaaatcCTGCCTCCTTGGGAGTGCTTCTGGGGTCCTCCAAGCAGCCAGAAATGCTGGATGCAATTGTAGCATGGAACTGAATTTGCCGTGGCAAATATTCTTCCTCCCTGTGTTATACAAACCCTAA
- the TMCO4 gene encoding transmembrane and coiled-coil domain-containing protein 4 isoform X4, whose amino-acid sequence MEEPGTGPAAAAAAIPSAQRGSANDAPRCADRVKMAAEEKWKCLSAKQHSGTGEAGEKEPGVLLSQQLAEPARFAYAALCGISLAWLFPEEEQSSFRMGFIEGFVKWLDLPNAVLPAMTAFANGLGGEGTETFAQLLLQDPILKENPVVITQDLLSFSLRDGYYDARARVLICHISWLLRIPLEELEVLEESLLESLKEQKEEESETAEAARKKKERRKKLKRYLLIGLATIGGGTVIGLTGGLAAPVVAAGAATVIGSAGAAALGSTAGIAVMASLFGAAGAGLTGYKMKKRVGAIEEFEFLPLTEGKQLHITIAITGWLCAGKYGSFTAPWSSMLQSSEQYCLAWESKYLMELGNALDTLLNGFVNMMAQEALKFTVLSGIVTALTWPTSLLTVASVIDNPWGVCLHRSAEVGKHLAHILLSRQQGKRPVTLIGFSLGARVIYFCLQEMAQEKDFQGIIEDVVLLGAPVEGDPKYWKPIAKVVSGRIINGYCRSGGLAAGVCVQNLFCPDQCCRPPASRPGGQEDGKPGPFICSQRPPGLHEANGHDPQSCGHKNQGREGQWQLLLPTSQAVPAGSRQWDSGRGRHWAGGR is encoded by the exons ATGGAGGAGCCGGGTACGGgacctgccgccgccgccgccgctatCCCCTCAGCCCAGCGCGGCTCCGCAAACGACGCACCTCGCTGCGCAGATCGC GTAAAAatggctgcagaagagaagtGGAAATGTTTGtctgcaaagcagcacagtgGGACTGGAGAGGCAGGTGAAAAGGAACCGGGTGTGCTTCTGAGCCAGCAGCTGGCTGAGCCGGCAAGATTTGCTTATGCGGCACTTTGTGGGATATCCCTTGCATGGCTCTTCCCTGAAGAAGAGCAAAG CTCCTTCCGGATGGGATTCATTGAGGGCTTTGTGAAGTGGCTGGACCTGCCCAATGCTGTCTTACCTGCCATGACAGCATTTGCTAATGGCCTAGGAGGTGAAGGCACAGAAACTTTTGCCCAGCTTTTGCTGCAGGATCCCATCTTGAAAGAAAATCCTGTTGTCATCACCCAA gACCTTCTGTCCTTCTCTCTCAGAGATG GGTACTACGATGCTCGAGCCAGGGTGTTGATCTGCCACATCAGCTGGCTGCTCAGAATCCCCTTGGAGGAGCTGGAAGTCCTGGAGGAATCTCTGCTTGAAAGCCTGAAGgaacaaaaagaggaagagtCAGA aactgcagaagcagcaagaaaaaagaaggaaagaaggaagaagctgaagaGGTACCTGCTCATTGGTCTGGCAACCATCGGAGGCGGAACAGTGATCG GCTTGACAGGGGGTCTTGCTGCCCCCGTGgttgctgcaggagctgctacAGTCATCGgaagtgctggagcagctgctttAGGTTCAACTGCTGGAATTGCTGTCATGGCATCACTTTTtggagcagctggagctggcCTTACTG GGTACAAGATGAAGAAGCGTGTGGGAGCCATAGAAGAGTTTGAGTTCCTCCCACTTACTGAAGGAAAGCAGCTTCACATCACCATAGCAATTACTGGATGGCTGTGTGCTGGCAAATATG GGAGCTTCACAGCACCATGGAGCAGCATGTTGCAGTCAAGTGAGCAGTATTGTCTGGCCTGGGAATCCAAGTACTTGATGGAGCTTGGCAATGCCTTGGATACCCTGCTGAATGGTTTTGTGAACATGATGGCTCAAGAAGCCCTAAAATTTACTGTCTTGTCAG GTATTGTGACAGCTTTGACTTGGCCAACTTCGCTCTTGACTGTTGCCAGTGTCATTGACAACCCCTGGGGAGTGTGTCTCCATCGCTCTGCTGAAGTAGGCAAGCACCTAGCACATATCCTGCTCAGTCGACAGCAG GGCAAGCGACCTGTCACACTGATTGGCTTCAGTCTGGGTGCAAGAGTCATTTACTTCTGCCTGCAGGAAATGGCtcaagaaaaag ACTTCCAAGGCATCATTGAAGATGTGGTTTTACTGGGAGCTCCAGTGGAAGGAGATCCCAAGTACTGGAAGCCTATTGCAAAAGTGGTGTCTGGCAGGATCATAAATGGCTACTGTAGGTCT GGGGGACTGGCTGCTGGGGTTTGTGTACAGAACCTCTTCTGTCCAGATCAATGTTGCAGGCCTCCAGCCAGTCGACCTggaggacaggaggatggtAAACCTGGACCTTTCATCTGTA